The Sceloporus undulatus isolate JIND9_A2432 ecotype Alabama chromosome 7, SceUnd_v1.1, whole genome shotgun sequence genome segment CCCCAGCGCCTCCATAGACATACAGGCGCACACAGAAACAGACATCCCACCGACTTGCCAGCTCCCTTTTGGTCCTTCAGGTGCCAGGCAAAAAGTGTCTTGTTCACCTTGGAAACATCTGGTGCCTGAGGGCTTCCTGGAGGAAGCAGCTGGCGGTCGCCCAGCAGAGTCCCTAGTCCAccctttgggttttttaaaacagtgaagATAAAAAATACTTTGGTTCTTAATATTTTCCTTCATTTGGAAGGGCTCTATTTGTGTGGATCACACAAACCAAAGACATTTAGAAATAAAGGTGGGGCCCTACAACTTGTGAACATCGTTTTCCTCTGCCAAGTCAGAGAAGGAAGGTGCTGGCTCTGCACCCACATCGCGGGCGCATGGTCTCTCCTGCCGCTTCTAAGGCACAGGTGGCGGGATGCAGAGGGGGCAGTCCCGGCGGGAGCGTTtacttcttcccttcctcttcggGTTTGGCAGTGGAAGCCAATGACCTCCCCCTCCCAAGCTCCTCTGCCTGACCTCTGAgcccctctcccctctcccttctTGCAGATGGCGACCAACCTGCCCTGCTCCGTCACGCTGCAGCCAGGACCAGATGACGCAGGGAAGGTGGGTAGGAAGGACTCTGCCTTGGTCTCTTTTATTCTGCGTCATTTTGCCATCACAAGATCTTTGGCACATGGGGGGAAAGCAAATTTTACAAAGCGCATATTAAGGCAAGTGGCATCACTAAGTGAGTGCtctctgggaaagcagccaacacCTGACAACAAATCGAAACAAACACAGAAAAACTCCACACAGAATTTATGAGCAAGATCATTCTTACAGGCAAAGGCAGACAAAGTCAGGAACCAGTCTGAGTGTAAGCCAAAGGGTCAAGCTAAGAGTGAAGTCAGGCAGTCCAGGGCAAAGGTTCCAGAAGAACAGAGTGGCCAGGGCAGTCCGTAGTCCAAAGGTGAGAAATCAGAACCGAGTCAAGAAGCAAGGTGTTTTTTCCAGAGAACTCAGAGAACTTCTGACAAATGCTCTGGCATCCTTCCCAGGCTTTTTATCATGACTCTCATTAGTGCAGGTGGTTTTAATGCGCTGGtgtttttcataaagcctcctcaGGGACCGGAGGCACGCCTTTCTGATCTCCTCCGGCTGAAGGTAGGCATGTGATCCTCCTCTGTGTCTACAGTCCTAGAAGGCCCTGCTGCCAGGAGGCTTGGCTCCTGATTGCCTTGTGAAGCCACAGCTTCTGATGGAGTCTCagggcagagctagggccagcTCAGGTTCAGGCTCAGCTTCAGAGCCCTCCTCAGCCAGGCTGGGCCTGACAAATGCagtggtgcagaccacaccaggagGCATCCTAGAGGAGAGGCGCTACCTGGCCAGGCCCTCCTCCGGCTGCAGGGTGCACTGGCCATGTGCCCACCCCCCTCTCCTCCGCTGCCCTGGTTTTCTCCATGAAGAGGAAGCCAAGGCACTGGAAGAAGCAGGCAGTGTGTGCCCGTTAGGTCCTTTTCCTGCCCTTTGGCAGGAAGCAAGTGGGCAGCCAGGCAGAGAGTGAGGCAGGGGACCGTGTTTGGGCCAATGCTAGGGCCATTTTGTTGCCAAgcagacaaaggggtgagggTGACCCCAGTCATTTTGCAGGTTATTTTGTTCACTCTGCCAGGTTCTTGAAGTCtttactgaaattgttgcttggttTTCTGCTTCATGGTGACATATttagaggaagagagagagagttcatatTTTATGCTGGTTTTCTCTAATCTTTCTTGTATGCCATCCTGATGGTTTTGCTAATCTATTCTAGATTATGGGCCAGGTCCCACATCGCGGGCGGAGGGTGCAGTGCTCTGTACCCACAGCAAACAGGGAACGTTCTAGAGACCTTAAActgtctcatcatcatcatcatcatcacatttatttttaccccgccccTCTGCGCAACGCAACGCAACCGGGGTGGcttgcaacattaaaatatacattccataccTCCCACACCcatccccttaaaatacaattaaacagttaacgattttaaaaatataacttaaaatgataaataacaaTACAAACAGTGGATCGGTGGCTGGGTATCGATTcaagaaaggcctgccggaagagccTAAAGAAATGCAATGTGGCCTTTTGATGCACATAAGCCATTCTGCAGAGACATGTGAGGAAGCTGACTGTAGTCCACAGAACGTTATGCCAGAATAAACAGTCTGTCTCCAAAGGACCATTGGACTCTGGCATTTTCACTTCAATCCGGTGTCTCCTCGCCTCCCAAAAAACCTATCTTCTGCTCAGCAGTTGTAAATGGAAGTTGAGGAAACTATTTGCCTGTAAGCCTTTGCTCTTCTATTTTTCCATCAGTCTTGCGGTGTAGACTTTGAAGTAAAAGGATTTTGTGCTGAGAACTTGGAGGAGAAAATTCACAAGAGGTAAggctggaaattttaaaaaaactatttccaTACTGGAAAAAAATTTAAACCCTTTCTATGAGTGACCCATAAAAACAAGTCCGCTCAGATCCTCAGGATGACTGGCCAAAAGGCATGATCTCGAAGGAAAAAGGCGAGAGAAGGAAGATGATGAACTCAGACCAAGCCAAGCAAGCTGTCCTTAAACGCAAGGGCAACCCATGGGTGCAATGCTTCAAGCACTGCAATGCACCCGCCATGctcacaggagagagagagagagagagagatagtgcAGGGAGACGCTGGGGGAGGATGCCCCTTGAACACCTCTCAGGAGAGATGGAGGCTGCTCCCTGGGCAAGACGCCAGTCTCCACATAGTGCTGCTATGCCACTCTGGCACTCCAGCCCCATTGGCACCTTCTTGTCCTTTGCTATTCTGGCTGCCCTGCCATGTCCTCTCCCTCCAAGTGCTCCAGGTGAGAGTGGAAGAAGGggagctcccttccttccttccttccttcttttctttttaggatAGGAAGGAACCACTCAGTAACAGGGAAACTTTAAATCATTCATGAATACATCTGCCCTAGGTCCCCTTCCCAATGCATAAGTCCTCTGTCTGTTGCAGACCTGGCACTCAATAGAAGGTGGTCCAGCTGGGTCTCTGGGCCAGTGGCTTTCAGGCTTTGACAGTCCTGGTGCGCTTCTCCCCTTTGTTCGCCTGCAGGAACTCCGTGCGGCTGGTGATCCGTAAGATCCAGTTTGCGCCAGTCAACACAGGCCCAGCGCCGAAGTCAGAGACCACGCGGCAGTTCATGATGTCCGACAAGCCCTTGCACTTGGAGGCCTCGCTGGACAAGGAGGTCCGTCTCCGAGAAAACGCCCTTGTTTTGCTTTGCTCCTGAATGTGCTTTGCTTTATGTGAGACACTTTCCTCCTGGAGCCTCCTTCTCTCTATGGtcactctcttctcttttcttctaacCCCAAAATGCTAGAATTAAGACGCTTCATTACAGAGGTAGAAGAAGGGAGACCCAGAAGATGAAGTAGTGCCAGAAATACACAACCCAATGATGTTACAGACCAGGTGGACACAGACATGTTTCGCCATCTGACGTTACGATTAAtgtcatttcagatttattatCATGGAGATCCAATTGGAGTCAATGTCAACATTAACAATACTACTAACAAGATTGTGAAAAAGATCAAAATATCAGGTAatgaaccgggggggggggatacaaaacCAGGGCTGTAGCTCATGTTCACACAGGCTGTGTGGCCAAGGACCACTCCATATTCTGGCTTCCATGCTTATTTCTCCATCTCTGTGCATCTATCCTCCCTTGTTCTGGAAGTGATCTGTATCCTGCGTTATGCGACCGCACCCAGATTCATGCGCTCTGGAGCTCCAGCTGCACTAGGAATGGGTTCTGTGGCAGCATGCAGGAAAACGAACAAATCCTATTGAAATCACACACTGATATAACTTAGTTTGTGCAATCAGTAGAGCGCCTAGAGCCATTCACCCATTTTAGTCTGAGTAcatgaataatctcactcatgcctcttgggtttgttgttcacatcaTGGAAGTACATCTCTGCGCATCTCTGAGAGTTCTATTGCTCACATGCGCCAGGActagaataaagatggagttgaggatgtgaatgtattcaaaccttgttcaagacatgcagaattttatcccaGCTTGTCCCCAGTTTGTTGACATCAGTTAGTCACCCATCTGAGAATCCAACTCTGTTTGGAAACTCAGAAAAAAACCCAGCAccaattatcccagattaagtgtgggttttttgttgcccccctccccccccccgcctaaaAGGATGAATTCAAAATGCTTATTAACAACAAAGATTCAGTTCAGATTCTCCTTGCATTTTcccaccatctgaataaccccaagGGCCTCACAGGGCTGGGCAAGGCTGGGCCACTAGGACCCCAGCTGAGGCTTCTGCTTCTCTGGCCAgatgcatcctcctcctcctcctcctcaggctaaaacaacagcagcagctgcaacCATGGCTTCTCTGCAGCTGTGATAAGAGAGGGACTGCTAGGCCTTATTCAGAAACTGCAAAAGAAGAGCTGAGTGGGGACAGGAAGCCATTAAAAAGTCAAgtgcttctgccacactgcaaaagCCATGTGGTTTGACatgtctttaactgccatggctccatcttatagaatcctgggatttgtagtttgttgtggcactagagccgtctgacagagaaagctcacaaaactacaaatcccaggattccatagcctccagccatggcagttagagcagcACCAAGCGGCATGAattttgcagtacagatgcagccaaagatgaAAATGCTGCTCAATAAGAGCAGCTCTGTCTTGAGACTGCTCACCAATAACCAATTATGTTATACTGGACCCAGGGAGAGCAGGGTGATAACAGGCAGCCTTGCcctttgggaaccattctgtgtcTCCATATTCTGCTCTGACAGTTACtttttgtcctaagtacagattacTGCTCAGGACCATAAGATCTGATCTTAAGTTCTCAGTCAGAGACTTTGCTAgtatagtctataaagcaaatGTTGACTTCCCCCCTGGACAGTGTGACTGAGTGCAatgtttctcctccttctcctctcttgttctctctctagTTGAGCAAATCACAGACGTGGTTCTCTATTCACTGGACAAATACACCAAGATTGTATGCTCAGAGGAATTTGTGTAAGTGGCATCTGGTTGACATGGAGCAAGAAAGAACTGGGAGGGTTGGGAAAGATCTCGGCTCGTTGGTGAAGAGAAAAGTCAAATCAGACTCAACTGAATaagttgctgaatggcaagtcagTGGGAGGCCACCATTCACTAGGTCTGCTGGTGTTTGGGATACGCAACTGGATTCAAACCAATGcctgttgtgtgtatgtgtgtgtgtgggggggggatgactCTCATGCCCCTCATTACAGAAATGCTGCCCAGTTGTAAATCATCCTTGGCAATGGTAGCCTTCCCCTTTCGTCAGTCCCATGTGCTGGTTTTGCACATGGCCCCCACAGTCCTGTCAGGAGTGGATGGATGCTTTCAGGGCTTGTTCTCCTTGCCTTTTGCAGTGAGAATGTGGCAGCCAACTCCACCTTCTCCAAGAGCTACACGGTGACCCCCACCCTCTCCAACAACCGCGAGAAGCGTGGCCTGGCCCTGGACGGCAAGCTGAAGCACGAGGACACCAATCTGGCCTCCACCACTGTGTAAGGAAGCCTCTCCGCACCCGCCTTCCGCCTTCGTTGCCTCTGGCTCTCAGCGCATTTTatccctcctctcttttctctccgTAGCCTGAGACCTGGGATGGACAAGGAAGTTCTCGGGATCTTGGTTTCCTACAAAGtgaaagtcaacttgatggtatccagaggagggtgagcaTTGGTTCTGTGAGAAAGGAGGATGGGAAACCAGCTCACAGAGCTTCCGTGAGTCTCCCCTGCAAAAGTCTGGTCTGGATGAAGACCCTCCCCCCAATTGAGCTGTTCTTGGATGCAGtcatgtacactcatccctccccattCACGGACTTGGAGTCCACTGTCTAGTCCTTTGCAGATGGCAAacaaggagggacaaaatggtgcacctGCCCATGGCACGTGCGTAGCAGCACGCACAGGAGTGCGGCACCATTATAACCAATGGTGCTTGAATATCTGTGATATTTTTTATttgagggggaggggggcagaatggatGCCCCGCAAATCAGGAGGGATGAATGTAGAGCATTCACACTGCTTGCTGTGACAGAAGGGGGCACTGGCCTGTACAATTCCAAGCATATCATGAATGGAACAGTTGCCTTTGGCTTCTTAAGCACATAAAGGATGAAAGTAATGGAGAGCTGGAGCCCAAAGAATAAGGACTGTGGCTCCATCGTGTCGGCACCATCATGCAATTGTGAGTTAGACCAGGAGGTGCAGGTCTGTTTGGCACTGCAAGACTGATATAGTTTGACACTACAtagtttaactgctgtggttcaatgcCATGGGATCCTAGGgcttgtagtggcaccagagctctctggcaaagaaggctaagtatctcacagaaCTGTAGACCTCAGAATCCCATTGCACTGAGatgtggcaattaaagtagtgtcaaactgcattaattctgcagtgcagattggactGTAGAGGCGAGACATTTTTTTTatctcaaacaacaacaacttttatcaGCATGAGCTCCTTCTGATTtggagaacagagggaggaaCCCTGTTAGTTGGCTCTacctagagtaaacccattgcaTCAATGGTTGAAAGGTAAGTCAGCATGGAGGTGCATCAGCCAGATATAAGCCATCGCATTCCTTGGTATTGTTCATCAGTGTAAATGtgtgcattgtttttctttttctccagcaTCTTGGGAGATCTCACATCAAGGTAAGGAAGAATTTATTGCTGTCAAGTATTGTAATGGTGTCTTATTTTACTATCCTGCAATTTGTGGGTGAGGGAATTGAGGGATGCGCCTCGGTTAGATGGGATGCATTCCCACAGTTGGAGGGAGGATACTGTCTGGAGGAGCTTTTTGTGATGTGTCTGGGAATGGCCTGTGTAGGTCTTACATTGCATGAAcgaaagtcccattgtccctttATGAAGAATTCCCCTCCTCCTGAGCAGCGCTGAGACTCTGAGGGACTTTGAACCCAACTTCTGCCCCAACTAGAAGAAACCCATGGAATCAGTGTGGCTTAAACATGTGCTAGTTCATTATTTGTCAATAGGTTCTCTGTGTCTACTATAGTTAGGAGGAAAGCTCCAGCCCTGTGTGCTCCCAGTTCCCCCCCAACCAGCCTCCTTTGGATCCTCCTCACTTACTCTGGTTACTCTTTCAGTGATGTCGGCGTGGAGATGGCTGTTATCCTGATGCACCCAAAACCTGCCGACAGTGAGTAAAGGCTTTTGTATAGAAAACGGGTTTGTGGGAGAGCAGCCAGGCCAGCCACCTGCGTTGTCCTACTCATAGAGTCACgtagttggaagaggcctcaagggccgTCCTctccagcccctgccatgcaggaggacaCAGTCCAAGCAGCCTGGCAGGTGGCCTCTCTTGGgagcctccaaagatggagatgcCACCACTTTCTGGGGGAATCTGTCCCACCATCAAGCAGCTCTCGCTCCCAGGAAGAGACTCCTGACACTCAGGTGAATCTCTGCCCTTCGAAGTATCGGACGTGGGTCTCTGTGGCGGGAAGACTGGGGGTCAAAGGGTGCATGAGACGAGGCTCCCTGAGCCAGACACATCAGCCGGCCACTTGCACAGGTAGCCCCCACGACCGGTGCCAGGTGGAGGCCATGCGCTTGACTGAACGGACCACCTGgatttccccccacacacacacacacaactgagtAGTTCCTGTAAAGGAGGCATTTAAAGAAGCAGTCCATGATTATCTGGAGCCCATGATTCCTTTCCATCACACTAGAGTGCAGTTGGATATTGTCATGTCCTTTGTTACAGAGGTCAGCTTTACAAACAACTTGCACATTTCTATTAGAAGACATAAGGTTGCACATTCGataggtttttgtgggtcttttgggcgatgtggccatgttctgggagcATTGATTCCTGAtgttctgtggctggcatcgccAGAGAAAtgctaggaataaactcttcagaacacggctacatagcctgaaatacccacaaaaaagtctggacgctggccatgaaagcctctgagTTCACATTGGACACCTGAGTTGTTAAGAACTCTCTCTGTTGTGTGTTACTCAAACTCACATATTTTCTGGCGATTTCGTTACGTTTGCAGACGAGTTTCCTGGCCTGAGAGACTGCCTTAGGAGCATTTTGCAGGTTGGCTCTCCAGTTTGCAGAACAAGAGCGcagacttctttctctctccagttTCCCTTCCAAGGAGTGCTGGGAAACAGCATACACACCCCAGAgaatgtgtacatttacagcactatagaaataaactaacaacaagaacaacaacaacgacagagAACTTGGGGCTGGCAGCCCTGATGGTGCATGGCTACTTATGGGGAGGATCTGTGTTTTTCTGCTCTTAACCCCACTTTGCTCCAAACTAAGCACAGTTGGGGGGATCCTGGGGTTTCCTGGGGACTCTGGGTGACCTCGGGTTCCTTTGGTGTGTAGACGGGGGGATCAGGCCGATTTGACCTCCCCTGATTCAGCCTGACCCAGTTGCCTACATGCCAAGAGCTGTCCTATCCTCCTCTGTGCAGAGCATTGCAGGGAAAGGGCCGGCCTGTTTTTGCGCCACTGCCTCCTCATGGGCCTTGGAACAGCagctccatgtaaagcctgcctggtgggctgctgctggtgcttctgcttctgctgaggtcagcaATGGCTCTCCAGAGTCCTGTTGACCGCATGTCCAGGTGGCTGTTCTGGCGCCAGCAGAAGGGGCTGCATGCCGGCCAGACTTTACAGGGAGCTCCTGTTCATGAAGAAGCCACCGCAGCAGCTCCAAATACAGGGGACAGGTCAGTGGGGCTGATGTGGATTCAGCTTGGTGCATGTGCTCACCATTGTGGCCAGTCCAGGGAATAATGCTCCAGAGTGGCCCCAAATGAAGTGGCCAGTGTAGCTGTGGGGCTCTCCCTGCCCCTTTTACTAGCCCCctaagaaactcttctagactcTCCACCTGTAGATGAGATTATCTTTCAGCAATAATTATTAATTCAATTAACCAGCATatatttcctccttccttcctctgctccTCTGGATGCATTCACTAATAACAGCGACACCAAGGTAAAGGGGGCCGGGAGGGGCTGAAACTTCCAAACCTTCCTGAGTCTCTTCAATAGAGCTGAGGCACCTTGTCTTCTGGCAGCGCTTTTGACCAGAGATAAACACTTAAGGAAGTGGCTCCAGCAAACACTCCCAAATCAATTTCCTTGGGCAAAGTTTGAACTCATAATCTAAATTGGATTTTCATGACGTTCTTAAATACAGTTGCAGatttagaaataaaatgtagGAAATACTGAACATGAATACTTAAAATACTATGATCTTaattggccatgaaagcccagaAACCACCTGCAGCGGGATAGAAGTGCCCAGAGAGCCGCCGCCTGAAGCAACCCAAGTCCCCCGGCGCATCAGCAGAAGGTGGCAAGGCAGCTGGCCACAAAAGCCCCCAAGGCCCCCATCCTGGCACCTGCTCCAGGGCAAAAGTGCTTTTCCAAATTGCAACCAGCTCCCCAGCATCTTACTTTGCTGCAGCTTCTATCTCGCCGGGTGTTGGTGGGATACCAGTTAGGTTTGGCCAGCCAGATGCAGCACTTCGCCTTCCGTCTAGGCTCTTTCCTGGAATGATGCTTTGCCCCAAATGGGTATCCGAATGCGGTTTCCATGGAAGTCGTGCGGATTGTGCTGTCAGGCCCTGCTAGCCACACATAGCCGGCAAACTGGGTTTCTGGACCATCCTTCCATTCTGTCTCAGAGGGCTTCTGCGATTTCCAGGGTTAAATAATTTTTGTTATGCAGGGAGCATGTCCTATTCTGAATCTTACCTGGCCCAGTACTTGAGAAGCACCTTTACCCCACCCCAAAAGTGGATCCTGGAATGAATGTATTCATACGCAGTGTGGAAATGGATCATTTCAAGAGccgaggaaaaacaggtgcctcGGAGTGTGCAGAAGGGAGGAGCGGAGtgtgtctctcctcctcctcttcctcttcgcTGCAACTGGCCCT includes the following:
- the ARR3 gene encoding arrestin-C isoform X2 — encoded protein: MAEGSKVYKKTCPNGKLSIYLGKRDFVDHVESVEPVDGVILIDPEYLKDRKVYVTLTCAFRYGRDDLDVIGLTFRKDLYVLTTQIFPPVPDQAPKTLTPLQDKLMKKLGENAYPFTFEMATNLPCSVTLQPGPDDAGKSCGVDFEVKGFCAENLEEKIHKRNSVRLVIRKIQFAPVNTGPAPKSETTRQFMMSDKPLHLEASLDKEIYYHGDPIGVNVNINNTTNKIVKKIKISVEQITDVVLYSLDKYTKIVCSEEFVENVAANSTFSKSYTVTPTLSNNREKRGLALDGKLKHEDTNLASTTVLRPGMDKEVLGILVSYKVKVNLMVSRGGILGDLTSSDVGVEMAVILMHPKPADTTPSAEDIVIEEFARQKLKGEKDDDEEKEEEDKEGS
- the ARR3 gene encoding arrestin-C isoform X3 codes for the protein MAEGSKVYKKTCPNGKLSIYLGKRDFVDHVESVEPVDGVILIDPEYLKDRKVYVTLTCAFRYGRDDLDVIGLTFRKDLYVLTTQIFPPVPDQAPKTLTPLQDKLMKKLGENAYPFTFEMATNLPCSVTLQPGPDDAGKSCGVDFEVKGFCAENLEEKIHKRNSVRLVIRKIQFAPVNTGPAPKSETTRQFMMSDKPLHLEASLDKEIYYHGDPIGVNVNINNTTNKIVKKIKISVEQITDVVLYSLDKYTKIVCSEEFVENVAANSTFSKSYTVTPTLSNNREKRGLALDGKLKHEDTNLASTTVLRPGMDKEVLGILVSYKVKVNLMVSRGGILGDLTSSDVGVEMAVILMHPKPADMRRTS
- the ARR3 gene encoding arrestin-C isoform X1, with the protein product MAEGSKVYKKTCPNGKLSIYLGKRDFVDHVESVEPVDGVILIDPEYLKDRKVYVTLTCAFRYGRDDLDVIGLTFRKDLYVLTTQIFPPVPDQAPKTLTPLQDKLMKKLGENAYPFTFEMATNLPCSVTLQPGPDDAGKSCGVDFEVKGFCAENLEEKIHKRNSVRLVIRKIQFAPVNTGPAPKSETTRQFMMSDKPLHLEASLDKEIYYHGDPIGVNVNINNTTNKIVKKIKISVEQITDVVLYSLDKYTKIVCSEEFVENVAANSTFSKSYTVTPTLSNNREKRGLALDGKLKHEDTNLASTTVLRPGMDKEVLGILVSYKVKVNLMVSRGGILGDLTSSDVGVEMAVILMHPKPADNEFPGLRDCLRSILQVGSPVCRTRAQTSFSLQFPFQGVLGNSIHTPENVYIYSTIEIN